The genomic interval CCAAACAAAGACCACAACATCCATATCACTTACTGTAAAGAAACACATAAAAATAACAAACTTGTATTTTGATGGGGGAGGTATTGATGTTTGATTAAGAAGGAAGTGCTTTTGATGCAGCATGATTATGTGGCCATTCGAGGCTGCTTCCACATTGACAACTGGAAATCCGATCTGTTCAGTCCATGTGCTCATGATGTCAGCCACAGTTAGACCATCGTCCAGAGTTGTTGCCTGTGAGCAACAATTAGTCATAAGTATGACCATAGTAATGACTAAATTGCTTACATTATCCAAAGCATCAAGTAAATCTCCCGTCTCTGCATTACTGTACGCATGAGCGTTCAAGTATGACTGAGAACAAAACATCATTAAACTGAAGCATGCTATCTCTACACATAAGGACAGAACGCCTGTCTGTCGGTCactacatatatttcttatacaagacattattacagtctatgctaaaaatcagcacgttctaagagaactaggacccaagaggtccctaTGTAcaactaagagtcaaacagttgacaataagctgttaatctgtctgtctgtctgtctgtctgtctgtcaatacatatattttccatttaattcaaatgtttacatcatgagcaacctaacactaacacaacaagaccattatggtcttgaagcatacaaaattacactgcaCAAACTACAATTTGACGTTCTAATCTCGCTATGCTAATAAGTTTGCTCAAGATGActtttccatctgtctgtctgtctgtctgtctgtccatctgtctgctcaGCTATGCCATCCGCTTATGTTAGAAAATACAATCACTGCCACTGATTCAGTTTACTGAAACATTGTCTAAATACTGAACATGTATGGTATTTGACAAGCTACTTGTCATTTGTAGATTCAATTATtgtcactttaattaattaattgcctgTTTATATCTGATACATGTACGTGTACCAACATTGAGTCCTTGCAAAAAGTCTTCTTTTCCAATAAATTCAtacagcatttgaagaatCGAAGCACCCTATCATAAACCACTTCTGTCGCATTCCAGTTGCATGCCAAGCACGATGTTCTTACCTTATCATACGAAATTGCATCAAATACACTGCTGATGTCAGCAGGAGTTTCAACAGTCACATCAATAGGGTGTGAACTAGCCAGGCTGTCAATAGAGTAAGCATACTCAACAGTATCAATAAAGAACTGATCATGCTGCAAGACAAATAGCAACTGTAAGTTGATTTCACACGCTAGTTACTTCAATGTCCttaaacacaaaattgccACACAACGCAACAATTAAATCCATTGTTTCATAACTCTCACACAAACTCAGTATAAATGCCTTTCTTTACCGTTCAGTCTACTATGAGATTGGGATGCAGCATGTACCACTCGTGGTTTTAGCCAACTTGTTGGTACTGTACACAGAGCATCCAACATCACCCTGCATAGGCTTGTTTCAGTTTGGCAAGAAGGGCATGAATAGTATGGGTCTAAGAGAGCTGTCAATAGCACGTACATGTGTGTCGCCTGAAAGATTTCAAATATCCATCTTGCCCATTGCACAAATCATTATAATCACTGAAAAATCATATAAACTACAAAAACACTCTAttctaatcaattaattaattattaattattgttgtacatgtatgcaatTGTGCAAATTACATATATCAACCAATCAATAGTCAAGCGTAAGTCGAGACCATAATCTAGTAATACTCACCATATGCCAACCTGAAGGAACTACATCCGTCCCAGTGTATTCAGTGCAACCACTCTCTGAATTACCGTGTTCCAGACAGCTGGCAACTCTCTCGGTTCCAACGTATTCAACATAGCTTGCAAAGCCCTCATTTAACCAAAGGTTATTCCACCATTTCATTGTCACTAAATTGCCAAACCACTGTTCAATACAAACATTGCCCTGATTACAACTAACATTTATCTAAAATCTGACTTATTTGATTCTAGACCTGATGTGCAAGCTCATGAGCAATGACAACAGCAACCCGTTGTCTATTTGCTGATGACGACGTTTGAGGATCAAATAGCAAATCTGTTTCTCGATATGTGATCAGACCCCAATTCTCCATTGCACCAGCGGCAAAGTCAGGAATTGCAACTAGATCTGTGCAGATAACATTCAGTAGCACACACCTGATTTGCTATTAAATTCCAAATTTAATGTTTCAATTAAAGTAAACCTGATGTCAACCAGTGTTTATTGTCTATAATTAAATCTACcgacaaacggacagataggaaaacacaaacacacagatatagacaaacaggcaataTTTGAAAAATGACCAGATTCATGATAAACTGATGACTAAATACATAGACTatctccgtctgtctgtcagattTCAATTTGAAGAAAGCGTGGTTAAAGTGGATAcctaactaaacaaacaatctCTAcaactgtcagtctgtctgtctgtttgtctgtctgtctcagtacatatatttccatttaaatcaaacgtttacatcatgaacaacctaacacaacaagatcaTTTCAGtcctgaagcatacaaaatcaTACTGCACAAACTACATTTCGACGTTCTAATCTCgttatgctaatgagtttgtctgaGACAACTTTTGCATTTGCAACACTGTAGAGTCACTGAAATAATTGATcaccacttggtcttgaagtcggtctcatttcgtcttccttcatcatcccttgcactctttgccagcttgttcaaatatctaactgcttgttcgccccaacagccaaaatgttcgaaaacaAGAGAAATGACCAATGGACAGGATCCTTCTGGCAGCATCTCAGAATTATactttgcctctttcttctcctccaGTTTCATTGCTGCACTCCTTCTTCTCTGGAGGCTGCCTTCACTGAGTCCAAACACCATGGATCAGCCAACAACAcatctaattcaatgtctgcatCTGAACCTGGGTCAAAAATGAGGATGTCCGAcctcttgtcactgttgacgtacctgtatgtatgtatgtatgtatgtatgtatgtattatgtatgtctgtctgtctgtctgtccgtccgtctgccaagtgtgtctgtgtcatacTGACAGGCTTCAGCAACAACCAGCATCAAGAACAACACACCATTAGGATAATACAAGTATCAGTAAACGATCAAAGCCCTCAAACCATTGTACCTTGCTTGGGAAGAGGGTACTGTATACCAAAGAACTCTTCATAATAGTCAATAATCAATGAACCACAATAGAGTGCCCACGACGTTTGGTTAATCAAATCAGGACGAGCCCACACTCTTACCTATAATACAAAACCCTAATTTACTACTTATATCATTATATACAACTGCAAATAACAAGCTTACTGTAATATTGGAGCGAGTGGTCGTCTCAACAAAGTCAAAGTCACTCACAATGAACGCCACGAGATAAGTGCTCATCTTTGGCGACTTCATGAAATGAGCACGTACCAGCCCGCCACTGAGCGTCTCATTCCACCAGGTAGGCATGTTCGATTGCACCTTATGCTGCCGAGGGTCGTACACGATGCTGATGTTAAAATGAGCCTTCATAGCCGGTTCGTCAAAGCAGGGAAACGCAGCACGAGCATCAGTTGCTTCAAACTGAGTCGTAGCAATAACACtgacacaatacaaacaagcatgcaCTTTCATACAATGCACcttaaaacaataaattgtAAATATATCTGGTAACCTTGTATATAGTACGCAGGCCTGTAGGAAGCATTTCAAAAGTGGTCTGGCCTAATGCGCACTAAGAGGGTGTGGTCCAAGGATAGTCTGCCAAGCAGCATACTGGTATCTAATAGTCTATTGCATAATGGTTCTTGAATAATTACTCTCGTTTACCATCAATTACTGTAATAGGTCAATGACCTGGGAGCAGCGTACATAGCAATTAAGTCAAATGCTATAATTTGCTTTGATTTGAACTATAAATATAtgagttatttaatcacctatattTTCAACCGAAAGTTTCGAGCAATCGTCGATTGTCCGAAGTACAGTTTTGAAAGGTAGTCCAGCCAAAATAAATGGACTGACCACACTGGTTCCTACAGCCCTGGTACAAATACTTTATAGTAACAGTtttagttattattatttagtaaACTATTTAAACTTTAAATCATCATAAATTGCTTACTGTGTCTTCCCATCTTTGCTTCTGTACTTGCTTCTGTAGAATCCGGCCAAACCCACGCTCAGTCTGCTCTGCCAGTGAAATACCAGCCGAGCTGTTGTCCCACCATTGAGAACTCCATCTAATTTCATTACATAGAACTGAGTTGATTTGACAAAGAATGGCGTTTCATAAGTAATGTCTGTTCCATTGCTGTCTTGCACGGTTGAATAAGTGATGTTCATGTCTCTTGCATGGACTATGACCacatttgttgtttgattcACCTTCACTTCAATCACAACGTTTCCCTCTACCGTTTCGCTAGCTAAGTCTGGATGCACATTTACCACATAGTCTGTAGGAACAATATCACCTGGAAGGCGTATTTCATTCCAAACAAAATGCTCTTTGGTAGCAGGTAATGTGCTGCTAGGTCGTTCTGATGTAGGTGTTGTAGGTTCCTCTGTTATCTTTTCTGCAGTCGTTTGTCTGGTGTGCGAACGAGTGGCTACAACTATTAGAGCAGCAAgcagactgatggacaaaaCACAGAGAAACGTGATGACAAGAGGAAGGCAACGGACTCTGAGCCGTCGACTGTTTGGCAGATTGTATTTCCTAGTTGACGACAGTTTTCCATTTGTCGTCGTTAGATCCTCAAGAAATTGCGTGTCTTCAAACTCAATGTCCGATTCGGATGTTACGACGGCCATGATCGAATTAGTTCGACGCAATGCCCGGATAAACTCGGAATTAAATACTCTACAATTTTAGATTTACTTGAATGGGCTTTAGTAACCTCATGTGAACCAACCAAGTGTATTTAATGTAATCCACCATGCAAAGAAACTACTTGTAATAATGAACTCTTGCTGCCGTACATGTACCACATTGttgaaatattaattaattaactaataaactTAGTCATGACTGAAACGCGTTCAAGATCATAAAACTACAATTTATCACTAGACTACACTACCTACACAGATCCACTAGTACTATTAGAATACTCATCTGTCAGAGAATCCAATTCCTGCAAAACCTACACACAATTGAAAATTTTGAGAACAAGGCACACCGATCTATCATAACAATAGTGTGCCAGTCAATGCAGACCACAATAACAACATACCTGTGAAGACGAGGGTCTCTCGTGCCTATCATAATGCGTGCAGCGTACCCCAATGTCAAACAACCTTCTAGCTAGCTCAGAAGGCCAAGCGGCCTTCGGATCAGCCATATGTGACAATCCAGATCCCTTGTCACTGTCTTTGAGATACGTGatctgatttaattaaatactaaatCAATGCGTTGCACTATGTATTGCCAAACAGCTCAAACTTACGAGGTCTTGTTTATGCCTCCTGGAGTATGGTGGCAAGCCGGTCAGAATCTCAAACAACACCTAATTCGAAAGCTGAATTGTACACAAAATGTACAACCAAACAGATGAAGACTGACCATGCCAAATGAGTAACTATCACTTCTTGTGCTGAAAATGCCTTTGAAAGCTTCGGGTGGCATATAACACCGTGTTCCTACTGTTGTGGAACCACTCTCCATGAAACTAGCATCTGGTTCTTCGGGAAACTCTCCACGACACGATAATCCAAAATCTGTCAAAACTGCAGTGAGATCTGGTAGTAGTAAAATGTTgctactaaacagtgacacaaaGAGATAGTTTTgacataattaataaaacagaaTTGATTTGCTTGCCTCTTGACATCGCGATGAATGATAGGTGGTGAGAAGGCAGTGTGAATGTGATCCAATGCTTTGGCTACATCAGTGGAAATCTTTAATCGATCTTGCCACAATACTTGTGATGATTTCTCCTGTAGAATTAGCCATTAAGTATTACAGCAACCCACAATATGAAACCCACGATATCAAACGCAAACATCACGATAAAAAAATTAGTTAGACAAAACATCACACTGACCATTGATAACAATTCTGTCACCGTTCCACCATCAATGTATTGATATACTAAACACAGCTGTGGACCATCAGTACTCCACCCCAATGGTGTTACTATGTTTTCATGAGCTGGATAGCTATAAAGAAACAATGCACATGTGACTCATTTGCAAGACACAGCACGCgcgtgtgcacgcacgtgcacacacacacacacacacacacacacacacacacactattaattaaaacaatacAGTAACTGACTAAGAACGATACTGCTCATTACTAAACATATTTTCCTCACAATGTCAATAACGAAAGCTCATTTGTAAACTGTTTCTTTGACAGACGCTTTGATGACTTTCTATCAGATCGTGCCTGAAAATGTTGACGATTATAAATTGTTCCTCACCAATTAAATTGTGAGCAATACCGATTTCAATCGTTTCACTGCTACAATCTGTTCATCCAAGATGGCATAGAAAACCTCACCAAACGTACCAGTAGCAATCAGAGCCCCACCATCTTTTCTCAGCTTCGAGTCAAAGTTGCCAGTAGCTCTCGTGAGAGTTTGGTAAGAATAGTTACAACCAGTGCCCATGGCAGAAGAGCTTTCACTGACCTAAAATGAATAGCAATTTATCTGTTAAATTCGCATTGTATGATTTCAAAGTACATTGAAATCGCCAATGACAACAGAGTCTACATGTTCGAATGTAGAAGCACACAGAGTAGAACATAAATTCTTGCTATTAGTTTAATGGCTAATCAAAATCTCCTTTACTTGAAAGGCACATGTCTACATGTATCCAAAATAAATCAGTTAGATGACCCAAGACTTTACTGAATTAACCAAATTCCAATCTCTCATCAACGTATATTGGATATTCCACACAGATAGTGTACGGCCTTAACAACTACAGACTCACATGCTTTGTAAACATGCAAGCATACCAGTTAATGtatataacaataataatcaGTAAATTTTGgaacaatgttaattaattaatttacatatTATTACATACTCTTAATTCACCCACACTCTAGACATATTCATGTTCATTTCTATTATAACTCTATTAGTTAACCACTGCCACTACAATCACACAATAATATTCTATTGCAGCATCCTATTAGATATAATTAGGTTACCACCAAAAACTACTAGACATTAATATTACTGGTAATTACAACTTGCCTGCAGCTGATTATGTAGTGAAGAAGTACAATAATCATCTCTTTTGGGTATGTTGTTGTCCTCTAGTTGATGAATATCTGGTACATTGGTATCGATGATACTTTCAGCGCTAAGGCTTTTATATTTCACTTCACTAGCTTGAGCATCACTCAAAATACACCTAACGCGTTCTAATAGCTTATCTTGAAACCTCTCAGACTGCTGATGACTATCTTGAAACCTCTCCGACGCCTGATGACTAATACCACGCTCATCACCTTCAGGTTCATCATCTCCTCTGTCATCATtctcatcatcattatcaccATGTTTGTTGGCAGGCTCCTGTCTATTTTCGTTGTATGTTGCACCTAGGACTTGACTATCATGTCCACTAAGCGAGAAGAATCTACTCCTACCGTTCAAGTTTGACGTTGGTTTAGCAGAAATTGAAGATGGCTTGTCAGGGCGGTCTTCATGACGATTTTCCACTGCTGGTTCATAACGTGAATAACTCTTATGATACGTTTCTCTTCCACGAAACTTGTAGAATGCAAAAAATATTACGCATAGCAGTAGTAGAtaaaaatacaataatttatctAATTCTACAGCTACTGTGGGCAAAAAATACGTCAATTGAGCCCGAATAACGGACAGAAATTCTTTAGCAACTCCACACGAATGTTCGTTATTCAAACTGTTGTAATTGATCATTGCCTAGATACGCATGCCCTGTattcacgcatgcgcacatttATTTGTTTCCCGTCTAGGTCCCGTACTCTTTACCCCACTTGTTAGCTACACTTGTACATATTTGTAGCGTCTACAGCGCTATGCATCAGTATTGCCAAGGGCAAGTTCACGCTTACTCAATACTATTGGCACTTGTACATACACAAGTGTGATTCAAGGTCATTCATTTGTGTGAGCGCTTTCTAcctagtagtagtagtgggCTCCATTGCCATTCCAATTGCTGCGTGCTTTGGTATCTACCAATGTCAAGCTAGAAAACGTTGATTACGCGAGTTTACCAGATGGAAGGTAAGAGCTATAGCACTGTGATTGCAaaaataagttaattaattaattaactattacaGTACAATTGTAATACGGTATATTGTCATCATATTACATTAATTCAATTGACCAATTTGATTGTAATTTTTATCTCTAGTCTACAGTTGTGCAGCCTGTAGCTGCAGATCTAGGACATGCATGCCTATACGTACTGCTAACAGACAATAAGCAGATTGAGACTTAATTTGGACATTGGCTGCTTAGATACAAGAACTAGCAGACCGTATTTGTATTAGAACTATTGTCTACATGTATGAATTAATGTGTGGAGTTTCCTACATTGCTGGTGCTAGTTGTCAATCATAGTGTTATGCATATGCATATACTGACTGATCCCAGATGAGTCACGTAATACTGACTGACGTATGTGTTGTTATCAACTCGTGAGCGTCTGGTCAATGACGAGGTGGAACTTGCTGTACGAGTACCTGTACCTGATCATATAATTGTTTCATGCTGACTAGATGTACAGACATCTAAACTGTTCATCGATCTACTCTAGAGTGCAATATTAGTCCTAATAAAAATTacttaatttataattaattcataACCACCAGTCTGCACAGAGAGTACATAAGTTAGTATCCGACTTCTCTAAGATCCTTTAATTCAAGTAGACCACTATCAAGTTATCATCTGTTTGACTGCACTCACTGCAAATATTTGTTAATAGTTAAGCATGATTAGCAAATAGTACCGTTATAAGTTATTGAAAATATGACAAAGTCGACTGCGTAGCTTCAAATTATCAAGTTGGTTAATGGTCACTTTCCACGTCCACTTCCATGCAATTGCCAATCACGTGCACTTGTAGTCACAGTGACAAAcattatttaaaaataaaaatagtgTACACGCATGCTTGCATGAGTAAATAAATGTATAGATACAGCATGCAACACTGCAACAGCACCATTATATAAGCATAGTAGCGGcaactttgttgtctgtcgtACAGGCTCATTTGAAAAGAAGCTTATTTCAGCTGCTACTGCAGGAAATCTTGCATCTCTGCGAGATCTCATCGATCAAGGAGCTTACATTGATTGGCAGGATGGACA from Corticium candelabrum chromosome 14, ooCorCand1.1, whole genome shotgun sequence carries:
- the LOC134190224 gene encoding aminopeptidase N-like, whose amino-acid sequence is MAVVTSESDIEFEDTQFLEDLTTTNGKLSSTRKYNLPNSRRLRVRCLPLVITFLCVLSISLLAALIVVATRSHTRQTTAEKITEEPTTPTSERPSSTLPATKEHFVWNEIRLPGDIVPTDYVVNVHPDLASETVEGNVVIEVKVNQTTNVVIVHARDMNITYSTVQDSNGTDITYETPFFVKSTQFYVMKLDGVLNGGTTARLVFHWQSRLSVGLAGFYRSKYRSKDGKTHVIATTQFEATDARAAFPCFDEPAMKAHFNISIVYDPRQHKVQSNMPTWWNETLSGGLVRAHFMKSPKMSTYLVAFIVSDFDFVETTTRSNITVRVWARPDLINQTSWALYCGSLIIDYYEEFFGIQYPLPKQDLVAIPDFAAGAMENWGLITYRETDLLFDPQTSSSANRQRVAVVIAHELAHQWFGNLVTMKWWNNLWLNEGFASYVEYVGTERVASCLEHGNSESGCTEYTGTDVVPSGWHMHDQFFIDTVEYAYSIDSLASSHPIDVTVETPADISSVFDAISYDKGASILQMLYEFIGKEDFLQGLNSYLNAHAYSNAETGDLLDALDNATTLDDGLTVADIMSTWTEQIGFPVVNVEAASNGHIIMLHQKHFLLNQTSIPPPSKYNYIWSIPITYRTDTMDGTSKIHWLNKTTTEIPLGNSNMKWIKVNVNQTGYYRVNYTVDKWNKLSSQLRLNHLVFSPRDRAGLIADAFAFSRASQLDLTVALQTIQYLGNEQHYVPWTAALSDLVYIGNMLATSPVFGKFKAFMCQLLQPVADYLGWEVGINDTHIERRLRGEILYLGWQYDCLYQNISMMQKARSIFSDFMNKNTRIPPDLHRAVYGAGVAHGGENEWEFIWKLFQTTDVPNEKRACLRALAETKQPWILSRFLEYSIDETKIRTQDSVSVIAYVSFNPLGRHLAWDFVRRQWDSLFAKFSDGSFSFGRMIRYVANYFNTNFEMEEFKAFFSHRESGAGASEVSHALEKIKSNIRWLRDNEMVMDTWLTTFLQSVHNRQRS
- the LOC134189766 gene encoding uncharacterized protein LOC134189766; its protein translation is MINYNSLNNEHSCGVAKEFLSVIRAQLTYFLPTVAVELDKLLYFYLLLLCVIFFAFYKFRGRETYHKSYSRYEPAVENRHEDRPDKPSSISAKPTSNLNGRSRFFSLSGHDSQVLGATYNENRQEPANKHGDNDDENDDRGDDEPEGDERGISHQASERFQDSHQQSERFQDKLLERVRCILSDAQASEVKYKSLSAESIIDTNVPDIHQLEDNNIPKRDDYCTSSLHNQLQVSESSSAMGTGCNYSYQTLTRATGNFDSKLRKDGGALIATGTFGEVFYAILDEQIVAVKRLKSARSDRKSSKRLSKKQFTNELSLLTFYPAHENIVTPLGWSTDGPQLCLVYQYIDGGTVTELLSMEKSSQVLWQDRLKISTDVAKALDHIHTAFSPPIIHRDVKSSNILLLPDLTAVLTDFGLSCRGEFPEEPDASFMESGSTTVGTRCYMPPEAFKGIFSTRSDSYSFGMVLFEILTGLPPYSRRHKQDLITYLKDSDKGSGLSHMADPKAAWPSELARRLFDIGVRCTHYDRHERPSSSQVLQELDSLTDEYSNSTSGSV